One Bacillus sp. 1780r2a1 DNA segment encodes these proteins:
- a CDS encoding mechanosensitive ion channel family protein, with the protein MESIQAFLKTTFQTFFKEETWANIGIGFIKILLIIIVSMLLIRFGKMFLNKMIEVRTKSPLRISERREATLVRLIQNVFTYAVYFIALVMILETMTIEVKGLLAGAGIVGLAVGFGAQNLVKDVITGFFIIFEDQFSVGDYVRIGTFEGTVEEIGLRTTKIKSWTGEINILPNGSIIEVTNFSLHNSIAFVDVSISYEEDIQKAEKIILELLEELPGKYEDMVKTPELLGVQTMQANEVVMRITSEVKPMRHFHISRMIRKEVRMRLNEHGIEVPFAKMIMYNRGEDPKNVLTHRENQGGHSN; encoded by the coding sequence ATGGAATCAATTCAAGCCTTTTTAAAAACGACGTTTCAGACGTTCTTTAAAGAAGAGACGTGGGCTAATATAGGGATAGGTTTTATTAAAATATTACTCATTATTATCGTTTCAATGTTATTAATTCGATTTGGGAAAATGTTTTTAAATAAAATGATAGAGGTTCGGACAAAAAGTCCACTGCGTATTTCAGAGCGAAGAGAAGCAACGTTAGTACGTTTAATTCAAAATGTATTTACCTATGCAGTTTATTTTATTGCGCTTGTTATGATTCTAGAAACGATGACAATTGAGGTAAAGGGATTATTAGCAGGAGCAGGAATCGTTGGTTTAGCAGTAGGGTTTGGTGCTCAAAATTTAGTAAAGGATGTTATTACAGGTTTCTTTATTATTTTTGAAGATCAGTTTTCTGTAGGAGATTATGTGCGAATTGGTACATTTGAAGGTACTGTGGAGGAGATTGGTTTGCGGACAACTAAAATTAAAAGTTGGACAGGAGAAATTAATATTTTGCCTAATGGAAGTATTATAGAAGTGACCAACTTTTCGCTTCATAACAGCATTGCATTTGTAGATGTTAGTATCTCATATGAAGAAGATATTCAAAAAGCGGAAAAAATTATTCTAGAACTCTTAGAAGAATTGCCTGGGAAATATGAAGATATGGTAAAAACACCAGAATTACTAGGAGTTCAAACAATGCAAGCAAATGAAGTTGTTATGCGCATTACAAGTGAAGTGAAACCAATGAGGCATTTTCACATATCACGTATGATTCGTAAAGAAGTAAGAATGAGATTAAATGAACATGGTATTGAAGTTCCGTTTGCGAAGATGATTATGTATAATCGTGGTGAAGATCCTAAAAATGTATTAACTCATCGAGAAAATCAAGGAGGTCACAGTAATTGA
- a CDS encoding ParB/RepB/Spo0J family partition protein, whose product MAKGLGKGINALFSGVDTQATDSIQDIDINELRPNPYQPRKTFQQEAIEELKQSILHHGILQPIVARRSIKGYEILAGERRFRAAKEANLTTVPVIVKDFSEKQMMELALLENLQREDLTPIEEAMAYHLLIEKLDMTQEQLAARLGKSRPHIANYLRLLQLPEEVQMLISNNEISMGHGRTLAGLKNKSLLPKVIKKIKTEHLNVRQLEAYVSHLNQSVSRETKKEKPQKTKDIFIRENETKLQEKLGTPVNITRTKKKGKIEIEFFTQDDLNRLLELLEHISIEQK is encoded by the coding sequence ATGGCGAAAGGATTAGGTAAAGGTATTAATGCTTTATTTTCGGGGGTAGATACACAAGCTACAGATTCAATTCAAGACATTGATATTAATGAATTAAGGCCAAATCCTTATCAACCGCGTAAAACGTTCCAGCAAGAAGCAATCGAGGAGTTAAAGCAGTCCATTTTACACCATGGAATTCTACAACCGATTGTTGCTAGAAGAAGTATTAAAGGATATGAAATCCTAGCTGGAGAACGTAGATTTAGAGCAGCAAAAGAAGCAAACTTAACAACGGTCCCTGTTATTGTAAAAGATTTTTCAGAAAAGCAAATGATGGAGTTGGCGTTGCTTGAGAACTTGCAGCGTGAAGACTTGACTCCAATCGAAGAAGCAATGGCTTACCATCTTCTTATTGAAAAACTTGATATGACACAAGAGCAATTGGCAGCTCGCCTAGGCAAAAGTCGACCGCATATTGCCAATTATCTACGTTTGTTACAGCTTCCAGAAGAAGTGCAAATGTTAATTTCAAATAACGAAATTTCAATGGGACACGGTCGTACATTAGCTGGATTAAAAAATAAATCATTACTTCCAAAAGTAATTAAAAAAATAAAAACAGAGCACTTAAATGTTCGGCAATTAGAGGCGTACGTTTCTCACCTTAATCAATCTGTTTCACGTGAAACAAAGAAAGAAAAACCTCAAAAAACAAAAGATATCTTTATTAGAGAAAATGAAACAAAGTTGCAGGAAAAACTAGGTACCCCCGTAAATATTACGAGAACCAAGAAAAAAGGAAAGATTGAAATTGAGTTCTTTACTCAAGATGATTTAAATCGCTTATTAGAGTTATTAGAACATATTTCAATTGAGCAAAAATAA
- the yyaC gene encoding spore protease YyaC, with protein sequence MNLKSSFFEKTSRSIRIFHDEEFAAQQLSKQLGLLLPADPARPVVIVCIGTDRSTGDSLGPLVGTKLKEKSLSHFHIYGTLKDPIHAVNLKDTLKMIQKEFDNPFIIGIDACLGRMKSVGSVSLGIGPVKPGAGVNKELPPVGDIHMTGIVNVSGFMEFFVLQNTRLYLVMSIAELIATSIQYAYQTHRGPSVSLSSHSYQLEYEK encoded by the coding sequence ATGAATCTAAAATCCTCCTTCTTTGAGAAAACATCACGTTCAATTCGTATTTTTCATGATGAAGAATTTGCTGCTCAACAATTAAGTAAACAGCTAGGGTTGTTACTTCCAGCTGATCCTGCTAGACCGGTCGTAATTGTTTGTATCGGAACAGACCGCTCAACTGGAGATTCATTAGGACCATTAGTAGGCACGAAATTAAAAGAAAAAAGCCTTTCTCATTTTCATATATATGGCACATTAAAAGATCCCATTCATGCTGTTAATTTAAAAGATACTTTAAAAATGATTCAAAAGGAATTTGATAACCCTTTTATTATCGGCATTGATGCTTGTTTAGGAAGAATGAAGAGTGTAGGATCTGTTTCATTGGGAATAGGGCCGGTAAAGCCTGGTGCGGGCGTAAATAAAGAGTTACCTCCTGTGGGTGATATTCATATGACTGGAATTGTAAATGTAAGTGGCTTTATGGAGTTTTTTGTACTACAAAATACAAGACTTTATTTAGTCATGAGCATTGCAGAATTAATTGCTACTAGTATTCAATATGCTTATCAAACTCATAGAGGACCCTCTGTCTCTTTGTCATCTCATAGTTATCAATTAGAGTATGAAAAATAA